The following coding sequences are from one Xiphophorus couchianus chromosome 7, X_couchianus-1.0, whole genome shotgun sequence window:
- the LOC114147538 gene encoding potassium/sodium hyperpolarization-activated cyclic nucleotide-gated channel 1-like, translating into MEKFKGPTTGFTKATCGWRVLLLPQLNRQSLYVYGSEVAVEKECKRQLESGVFVIHPFSPMRSYYIMVMMAITFLNLIGIPMEIAFLDGDSGLAWESFNVFSDTLFLMDVVLNFRMGIITEDAEEAILDIKKIRVSYLRTWFIPDVIAAFPIGYILLFADLHYHNDDNPSKANRMMRILMFVRILSLIRLARVSRLVRFFNEVEKVSNANLEVVRLFFRILSLFMMIFLLCHWNGCIQYFVPMLEEFPTDCWVRKENLMNSTVIVKYSWGVFRALSQMIALSYGSMDAPTNYIEMWIVMVSMVSGCMMYTILVANATTMIANLDPAAKEYKSKMSRLEHYMAFMKLPPELQLRISNYYQARYGGKWFDEKYIMDTISSSLKEQVLMVMCSQLLKKVPMFQNREENFINDVLLKLHYEVFQEGDVIVRQNVPGDRMFFIDHGEAVMETESYERELCDGDFFGETCVLTKGKHLATVKALTDCQCFSLSWDDFQEALRCFPDIKKDLEKMVLVNADGEVVTAVRGTQRAFDCLSCQQSFTFSRNAAASFWCDT; encoded by the exons ATGGAGAAATTCAAAGGTCCCACCACAGGATTTACCAAGGCCACCTGTGGATGGAGAGTCCTGCTCCTCCCGCAGCTGAACAGACAGTCCCTGTACGTGTACGGCAGCGAGGTGGCCGTGGAGAAGGAGTGCAAGCGCCAGCTGGAGAGCGGAGTCTTTGTCATCCACCCCTTCAGCCCCATGAG GAGTTACTACATCATGGTCATGATGGCCATCACCTTCCTGAACCTGATCGGGATTCCCATGGAGATCGCCTTCCTGGACGGCGACAGCGGGCTGGCGTGGGAGAGCTTCAACGTGTTCTCGGACACGCTGTTTCTGATGGACGTGGTCCTGAACTTCCGGATGGGCATCATAACGGAGGACGCCGAG GAAGCTATTCTGGATATCAAAAAAATCAGAGTCAGCTACCTGAGGACGTGGTTCATCCCGGACGTCATAGCAGCTTTCCCCATTGGATACATCCTGCTGTTTGCG GACCTACACTACCACAACGATGACAACCCATCCAAGGCCAACAGGATGATGAGGATACTGATGTTCGTGCGGATCCTCAGCTTGATCCGGCTGGCTCGAGTGTCCAGATTGGTCAGGTTCTTCAACGAAGTTGAGAAA GTGTCAAACGCAAACCTGGAGGTAGTTCGGCTCTTCTTCCGCATCTTGTCTCTCTTCATGATGATTTTTTTGCTGTGTCACTGGAACGGCTGCATCCAGTACTTCGTCCCCATGCTGGAGGAGTTTCCCACCGACTGCTGGGTTCGGAAGGAAAACCTGATG AACTCCACAGTCATCGTTAAATACTCTTGGGGAGTTTTCCGAGCTCTCTCCCAGATGATTGCGCTCTCTTACGGCTCCATGGACGCTCCAACAA ATTACATAGAGATGTGGATCGTCATGGTCAGCATGGTGTCTGGCTGCATGATGTACACCATCCTCGTAGCCAACGCTACGACCATGATCGCCAACCTTGACCCAGCAGCCAAGGAATACAAGAGCAAG atGAGTCGCTTGGAGCACTACATGGCCTTCATGAAGCTTCCACCAGAGTTGCAGCTTCGCATCAGCAACTACTACCAAGCACGCTACGGAGGGAAATGGTTCGATGAGAAATACATAATGGACACGATATCATCATCACTCAAAGAG CAAGTCCTGATGGTGATGTGCAGCCAGCTGCTGAAGAAAGTGCCGATGTTTcagaacagagaggaaaactTCATCAACGACGTCCTCCTCAAACTGCATTACGAGGTTTTCCAGGAGGGAGACGTCATCGTCCGACAGAACGTCCCGGGCGATCGCATGTTCTTCATCGATCACGGAGAGGCGGTGATGGAGACCGAGTCGTACGAGAGGGAGCTCTGCGACGGAGACTTTTTTGGAG AGACGTGCGTGCTGACCAAAGGCAAGCATCTGGCCACGGTGAAGGCGCTGACCGACTGCCAGTGCTTCTCCTTGTCCTGGGACGACTTTCAGGAGGCGCTTCGGTGCTTCCCGGACATCAAGAAGGACCTAGAAAAGATGGTTCTCGTCAACGCCGACGGCGAAGTTGT GACTGCAGTCAGAGGAACACAGAGGGCGTTCGACTGCCTTTCCTGCCAGCAGTCCTTTACGTTCAGCAGGAACGCCGCCGCATCATTTTGGTGCGACACCTGA